The Scatophagus argus isolate fScaArg1 chromosome 12, fScaArg1.pri, whole genome shotgun sequence genome includes the window ATTTGGTTCTTTgcaacattacattacaatcACAAGCTGGTTCAGTTTAGAAACTCAAGTTTCTCTACGGCATTAAAAACGTGAATGATTCATTCAAAGACAGCTCATATAAAAAATGAAGTTGACTGATGTTGAACGAACAGGCGAAATAAACGACCGTCTCGTCGCCCCACATGTTACTCTTTTCTTCAGAGTAACTACTCAAACCATACATTTGGGAAAATCTCATTTTAAGAACTTTGAAGAAAGTATGACTAATAAACCTCACATATTTTAATTAGATTGACAATGAAAGGTTTATTGTTTCTATTAAATTCTTGCGTGATACGTTATAAGTGCATTTCCTCAAGTACTCTACATGaatacagttttgaggtactttttttgctttcatttcatgcaACTTCTGCACTACGATTATCTGATGGTTGTAATTACTAGTCCAGTTGGAGCTTCGTGTCACATTTCAGAAGTCTATGAGTTGTTTGCATCTCATCCAAagagacactgacactgaaaccCTGACCCACAAGCTAACATTTATCAACTAGCTCCAATACGAAGTTCCatcaaaatgctgcttacaaACTGATGCATCAACATGTCCAATAAAGTGATTGCTGGATGCAATGCTGATAAAACGTAATTTAAAGGACTTTTAATAGTAAAGAAATGCTTTTACTTTGTCGTATTGttacttttcttttgtaaaagaTCAGAGTAGTTCTTCCACAACTGAATGTTCTGCAGTGCATTTTAAAAGTTGCCATACAACATTTCATTATAATCAGTTTATCACTTccaattttgtttatttacttgatGAATTACACAAGCCTCTGTGTGCTTCCAGGGTTATGAAAACCGTTTCAAAACCAATTGCATGAAATCAAACTCTATGATTTAAAAGCAAAACTTGATTTGGCATGTTGTGGATGTTCTGAAAGTTTCCCACTCAAGCCCTTGTGGTAGCATTTTATCCAGTGACACAACCAAACAACAGGCTCGTGATTGCTCAGTGTGAGAACTCAAAGCAAAGTCTCACTGTTTCTAAATAGCCAGTGTCTCCACTCAAAATGATTTATTCAGATAGTCAGAGGATCTCCTCATATCTGTGTTTTGGCttgctctctttccttctccttccgCTTGGTGAGCTATCAAGGGCAGAGGTTCACTGGAGGCTCATATTCCCACAAGGTGAACAATAGGAGGTGGTCAGAGGGACAGTACTGAAGATATTTTTCATCAAATATGGATGTCGCATTGAGTGCAGCACTGCATTGTGGTATTGTGATTATGAACCTATTCTCTCCTTTGTCTCAGTCCCGGGCTCTCTGACGTCAGGCTGCCAGTCTCGGTTCATCCCATAAGACGTGTTTGATGGTGGACGTCAGCGAACACGCCAGTGACACATGAACGAACACGCCAACTCATACGAGCCAACGCACAGGCTTGGCCAAGACAAACATAACCATGAAGGGGTGGGGGGACTGTGTGACAGgcttagagagagagagcgagagacaagTGCTGGAGTGATAGGGGTTCAGACAAAGACTGAGTGACAGCATATGAAAAGCAGGCAAATGgacaaaagagaggaagaaaggcagAGGCGAGAAAAATGACAGAGTTGGGGGAGAATGAGTGGGCACAGAGTACGATAAGCACACATCATCAAAGTCTAGCGACTTCAGAGAAATCTGCTAATGGCCTGGTTATGTTCCTGCTGGAGAAAACCAGTAAATATGTCCCATGGCCACCCAGGCAGCTGCTCTCAAGCGTAGAGGGCAAACGCCTACACTTCTGCCATGAAACAGAAACTTGGACGAGTAATTAAATTGGTCACAATTTAAGTTTTTTGATGTGCAAGTTCTTAACGCTGGGAGGATAAGCTTTCGGAGCATAACTGCCACCTACATAATTCTGGAAATTATGACCCACAGTTAAGTTCTTTTAACACAATGTACACTCAAAACTGCTTCTTAAGTTGCTGTACATCTCTACGAACGTTTACCATAATGTGAAAAATTTATGAGTCTTTGAGGTTACCATCATCCTGTCACTGTTAACCACATGCTTGAATAGTACAAGCCAATGCATTTAGAACAACAGCAGTGATCTACGGTCATTTGTTTTCAATCCTAAATAATGTCCATGAAAAATCTAAACCTACTGAAGTTTTTATCAAGTTTTTTTATCAAGACTTGAAGTCCTGAAATTGGACTTGTTTTCAAATGTCCAAGATACAATATCATTCATTAATGTGCTTTATATAATATACCTCAATGAGTAGTACTAATATTCTCATTTCACTCTGCCAGAAGCATATTAgcgaactattcctttaaaacacaaatctCCACACTTCGATTGCCTCACATTAAACACCAAATCCAAAAAAGTTGTGACACCGCAtgtgtaaaacacaaataaaaacagtacattgaactgaaaacagtacaacaagAAAACACTGTATTTAACGATGAAACTAATGAATTTTActgttggtttattttattttgcaaacaTACCCACTCTGAATTTGATGTCTGCATTATGTTAAAAACAAGTTACACAGGTCAACAGGTTCATAGGCAACAGGTGATCATACCACGACTGGGCATGAAAGGAGCATCTGATAGGCTCAGTTGTTCATAAGAAAGGACAGGTCAAGGTTCTCCGCTTTGAGAAGAAACTGTGCTGGAAAACagttaaacaacatttttcaacacaCAATTGCCGAGACTTGAGGGATTTCAGTATCTACATTCCATAGTGTAATTAAAAGATTCGGAGAGtccagaaaaaagaaatctctgcACATAAGGCAGAGAGCACGTCGAGGAAATAAATGCCGTTAAGGAAAGTAATGTATGTGGGTTGATAATGATGATTTATCTCTTGTAAACTGTGACTGGAAGGAGTGAGGGAGCTTTcatcacagagaggagagaaataaatgaggaggaagaaagaaaggtgaGAGCAAAGTAAGGTGTGAAAGTGATGAATAATTTGTGAGTTAGTAGACAAAAAAGATGAGAAGGCCGCTCAGCCAAACATCTCTGAACTTGAGCttgagtgtgtgttagtgtgtattGGCACATGTAAGTGTATTTGCATGTCCTCACACTCGCAAACACATGCATGAGTGTATGCAttggcatcatcatcatcatcatcatcattatcatggTGAAAGTTAATCTGTTGAGGGGGTGTGCTGATTCCGGGACACATCGTCACATTTTCATCCTGTCGTTCTCCCCATTCAGCCCCTTCCCTGAATCATTAACAGACATACCCGCCTCCCCCAGACTCCCTGAAtccatgcacactcacacatacacatacacacacatgcacatacacccAGCTCATTCACCTCCCCCCCTTGCCGCCCACCCCCCATATGATAGGGCCTGATATAGCTTCCTTCTGCACATAGAAAAGTGACTGGGGCGAGGACTGAATACAGCTGAGACTGGTGACCTTCAGCAAATGcactcacactgtcacacttcacacactaatgtacacacacagacacacaacaaatacCACGTCCTCCACCCTTTTCTAAGAGGTTTGATGGGAGCACACTGATGTTATTCACTTGaaactttttttcctcactgttgATTTGCCCAGAGTTGGTAACTGAAACAGGCCATACAGGATGTTGCTGACTACTCAtaattctttattttactgtacttAATTGTAATGTGTACAATTCTACATTTCAGAATGTTCTACCCCATAGCCTATAATTCAAAATGATGCCACTTTCGTTCGTTGATACTCAATCTAAATTTGTCACAGTGTCAAGGTTTCTAGTATAGATTATTATCTGTGCGCACTGTGCTTGTGCTTATGTAGCAACTCACTGCCTGTGGCCCTTTATTGTATTCCTTTGTATCATCCTTAGCAACCAAGGACAAGAATGGAAAAACAACGCACAGTTCTGtttgattatttctttattttttaacaaagcaTACACTTTCTGAACAagttttttcactgaaaaatacagaatcTAACAGCACCACAGCATCTTCATCATTGTCTATGCAGAAAGTCACAGTCAGGGTTTGAGCTGACTGGTACACTATGGAGTTATTAACAAATGGGGTTGACAAGGACCATATGGCCTTCATGAATAATTCAAATCACAAACAGGTCGGGTTGGCATTGTGTTGAACAGATTGCTGAGCAAATACTCATCCCGTTTTCCAAAAACACGCACTGGAGTTAGAAAGGTTCTCTAATTAAGTATAGCTTTTTGATTGTCTGTGGTCAGTAATACCATAAAACAGGGATATACATCACTGAAATCAGATGAACAgttcagaaaacagttttaaaaatgacacacacattctgtgcATTTCTGAGACTATAAAGCTTTTTGAAACAGTTCTGGGTCATTGAGATGTGCATAAAGGACTTTTTCAACTTTCGGTCAATAAAGGAATTCGTGCATCCTCATACAAACACGCACAGCcacactgataaaaacaaactgcacgTCCAAGTGAAAAGAAACAGGAGAACTGAGGCTTCAGACTACacaaagagcagagcaggatTTAGCCCTGGTGTTCGGACATTCAGACCAACGGGACAGACAGATGCTGTACGTTTAAAAGGAAAACGGACACATACACGCAGGCACTCATTTTAAGAAGAGACCAAATCAAAGTGGTCTTCTCAGTACTTTGGTTAAAGTCTACAATGGCCCAGTCCCACtgacacaacaaaaatgaaatcacacacacaaaaatctgatatttttttttttaagagagagataaagaaatgGATGCTCTGCTTATGTTAAAAGTGAGCTCTGATGTGTTGAGTCTCATcagacttttaaatgttttggttgTCTGAGAAAGGAAGGGACAAGACAGGTAAACATGAAGGGCAAAAAGGAATTTCCACATTTCTTTTGGTTGCCTTCTATTCACAATCTAAGCATCTCTTCTATCACCGTAAGCTGTTGTTTACTAAATGGTggtaaaatgaaaagtaaaagctAGTCTAAAATATAGAGCAGTTTTGCTATGAGTCTATGTACAGTGATGATGTGTGGTATGTACAAGTGTAGGTGGTGGTTTGCTGGCATCTCTGGGATCACATGGGATTTTGAatgtgaaggagggaggagagccGCTCTTGGCAGCAGATCTAATAATCCTCTCAACCTTCTCTACGTTTAGATGAATATCTAAAGCTCGTTCTgctcacattttctttccatttctcctgatattttcctttttgttcatCCCAAGCCTCTCACAGCTTGTGCTAATCCACATCTTTCATCAACTACTGGTAGTGCCAAGTAGCCGGTCATTAATCAGCACTTGTATTCGTGATGAAAGAAATACGTTAATGACGGATTAAGTAGCTGTAGACGCGTCACAACGCCTGCGTTGTTTACAGCTGTGATATCAAAAAACATCTTGAGACACCGCCTGCTGTTTGTAAGTTGGGTCTTAATCATTTCATTATGTGCTTTTTAAAGCCTGTACTATTAAGCAGCAGCTACTTCAAAACTGAAATCCTGTCCTGCCCAACTCAACTGATATTTGCTCTTCAAAACAGCTCCCTGCTGTATTGCCTGTCTCCTGTGTCAGTGTAGCACCCCCCTGCAAGCCAAAGAGGTAACTGAAAGAATCAAGATCCAGGTTTTGTTAGAAAGAGCAGGGGGAGGAAattggaggagaaaagagggtGTAGAGGAGAGAAGAGTTCAGCCAAAAAGAAAGTGGAGGGAGAATGTGAgcatggagagggagaggaaatggaggagagATAGGGTGTTGGGtaaggaggaggatgaggggaaAGCTGGGTTGTCATCTGGGGGGCACTCCAGCTCAAAGCAGCGAATGGAGGAATCTTCATTGCCGTAGTTGGCCCAGTATTCTTCTTGGTCCAGCTTGGGGAGTGCCACTTCATGCTCCGACAGTTCATACTTGGAGGAGAGGGTTTCAGATGGAGATTTGGGGAGGTATTGAGGCTTGACAGCAGAGAAGGGGAAAGCCTTCACTGTCTCTGTGCTCTTCTGGTACGCTGCCTTGGATGAAGATGCGGGCTTGTGCTTGGAGAACCACCAACGGGTCTTGGTGCTGAAGGTAGTCGTGGTGCTTCCAGCCAGAGAGCCTGGGTCGGGCAGAGGGCAGAGGGCAAAGTCCAACTCCCGGAGAAATCTGAGGTCCTGGCCGCGACGTTGGGATGGGGAGGTGCACATGagctcagaggaggagatgTGAGCCTTGCGGAACCACTCCCAGAGGGAGCGAGCCTCACAGCCACAGGACCAGGGGTTACCGTTGAGGCGGAGAAACTGGATTCCTTGGATGTCTTTCATAGTCTGGCCTGGCAGCTCAGACAGGGAGTTGTTGAACAGGTAGAGGATGGTCAGACGGCCCAGGTCACGGAAAGCCCGACGGTTGACCTGCCTGATGCGGTTGTCATGGACAAGGAGGCGGTCCAGGTTGACCAAGCCTCTGAACACATTCTCAGAGAGGGCGCGGATGCGGTTTCCATGCAGGAAGAGATGGGTGAGGTTGACCAGATCTGAGAACAGGTCATCCTGCAGAAAGTGGAGCTGATTCTCCTGGAGCAAAATCGAAATACAGGACGATTTAGTGCTATGTGAAATTGTGCAAAAATTGCTATTTTTAATATATCTTTTGTGTTGTTCATCTTGGTGCTAATTGAtccataaatatatataaataatacataaatatatgGTACCATAGTTATAATATGTGTACACAGGAGTGACCGCTACCTCCTGGAATCTCTCTTAATGTGGAAGCGATTTCTAAAAAAGGCCATCCTGGCAGGGATTTACACTCTGATTAAACAGACTTTAACAGCTGAGCCCCCTCTGTAAGCTGCCAAAAAGCTGACAG containing:
- the rtn4rl2b gene encoding reticulon-4 receptor-like 2b, which produces METRCSAKGSSARNFKSGLCLWLILWLLVVKPSGVGACPRLCVCYPTPMTVSCQSQNLTIVPAGVPYDSQRVFLQNNRIIELRADSFGFETQVLWLYGNNITWIEAGAFSNLRVLEELDLGDNPLQRLEGGAFRGLEKLQSLHMHRCKLAALPHDLFHKLYSLQFLYLQENQLHFLQDDLFSDLVNLTHLFLHGNRIRALSENVFRGLVNLDRLLVHDNRIRQVNRRAFRDLGRLTILYLFNNSLSELPGQTMKDIQGIQFLRLNGNPWSCGCEARSLWEWFRKAHISSSELMCTSPSQRRGQDLRFLRELDFALCPLPDPGSLAGSTTTTFSTKTRWWFSKHKPASSSKAAYQKSTETVKAFPFSAVKPQYLPKSPSETLSSKYELSEHEVALPKLDQEEYWANYGNEDSSIRCFELECPPDDNPAFPSSSSLPNTLSLLHFLSLSMLTFSLHFLFG